TCGGGGTCTTCCGCAGCGGGACCGACGCGGACAGGAGTCGAGACCGTTCTGGTCTTCACGATCTGAAATCTCGGACACGCGTTCCGCTCGCCAGTGGACCCTGTCCGCTCATTCGGTCTCAATGCCAGTATCAGCGTGCACAATTTATTCCACAGCACTAATAACCCTAAATCTATCTGGAGAGGGAAGCGACGGCAGTAGATTTCCAAATatcattcattcattcatcCATCTTGGTTCAGTAGCCAAGTAGTTTCGGGAGTTATAGTATTAACTAAATCAAACAGGACGCCAGATCCCAGGAAAAAGAACCCCAGACAAGGTGGGGAAAATCTCAAGGTCTAGAAACACATGCCGTGTATCACACCGACCAGAGAAGCGGGAGGTGGGAAGTGCAGGGACGAGTAAAAGACGAGAGAGACCCTGCTCTAATCAACGCATTACCGTTCAACTCCCCTTCTTCCACAATGTCCCCCTCATGCTGTACAGGCGAAGACCACTCTACTTCTTCGCATCCTTCTCGCGAATGTCCACAAAGACATGTCCCAACGGACCTGCCTGTGGACTCCATCCCCCATGCTCGATGCGGTACTTGGAATTGTCGTCAAGCACCTCGACCAGATTGTGGTATTCTCCTCCACGATTCTCCCAGTGGAGCTCGCAAATCTTGGTGTCGCCGTGGAAGAGATCCAGGCGACCTTCACTGCCGCGGCGGCCACGGGCACAGATCTCGCCGACGCCATCGGCTTCGATGGTCATATAGTCGATCTCGTCTTCAGTGAGAGACTTGCGGCGGTTGTTGGGGTCTTGGAATTCACCACTGTGAGGGGACGAAGATTGATGTCAGTCAGGTTGGAACAGAACACCTCGCCATGCTACTGATTTGTTCTCTTTATTTTCCTCCATTAGAGACAGGAGGCGGGGGACTACCGTACCCTTCAATGACGGTGTTCTGGACGGTGATCTCGCCATCCTTCAGATGGTCGCGGATGTGGAAGGAGACCCATTGGGAATTGTAGTTGTTcagctcctcttccatgATGAATGTCTGTGATGCACGAGGAAGTATATgtgcgagagagaagagaaagaggtgGAGATGTAGTGTTTGATAGACTTGTTCAATGATCCAAAGATCAATGAAGATGGGGAACGGACTGTGTTGTAGATCTACGTTTATATAGAAGAGCCAGAATGCGGGGTAAGTCTGAAGTGAGGCTGGTATGTCCACTCGTCCCGTCAGCCTACCGGCTCCTACCAGTTGGCCTCCAGTTGGCTCCCAAGTTGGGGGGATCGTCTGGTGGTGAAGGGAGAGGAAGTGGTTCCGGTGGTCGTGTGATGACTCGTACATGCGATTCCTCTGCTGATGCTGTGGTGCTCCCGACCAACTGCCAGTCGCGGTTGACCCACTTGCAGCCCCGCTCTGCTGCAGCTACAGCTCCTGAGTGGCCAATAGTATCTTACATGCCATGGGACCACCAGCCGGGTACATGCTTTAAGTACAGTACACTTGGAGCTGTGACTTGTCGGATTCGCTCGATTTTGCGGGGGAAATGCATCATCGACTGCGAAGAGGCAGTAGTCTTGTCAATCATAGAAAACGGGGCtcgatccccccccccggatCGGAGCTACGACTTTTGTGAGAGAAAAGGCGACTCACAAGTTACAAAAAGGAGGAATGCGTCAAGACAGCTGGGTGAAAGTGACTGCGAAGAGGCCGGGGTCTCTTGGCCCATGCCTCAATCATTCCGGAAGGAGGGGGCGGACCGTACGATCCCGAATCAACAACCGATAGTCGTGCAATTTCGTAGTCTCTCGTGCCCCGGCATTCTCAAAGGACAAGCCGGGCCATCCGCACATCGTCCCACTCGTTGATCTCTGTTGATCTTGTTGTACGTGTACATACCGGTGGCGAGACCTCAAGTACCTCCGACGGTTCCAAGGATCACCCTGGTCTGGTGAACTTTGCCAGAAAGTCAGAAAAAGCCAACTGAGTCCAAAGGGTCCCAAACCCCCTCATTCTGAGCTCACGTGCATCTCTTCCCCATTTTCCAGGCTTGGGCTGGCCTGCAGTCTCCGTTGTCCATGTCCCGCAGGGAGTacagaagcagcagcagatcAAGTCCCTCGCCAGAACGAGGAATGCGCGACAGCCCTTCGTAATCGAGATCGCCGGGGCTGATTGGTGCCAGCCAGAAGGGCATGGCGTAGGTGCCGTTGCGAAGAAGCTATTGTTGTCGACCACGAGAAGACTTCCGACCCGCTGGAACTAGactttccccttcttccgGCAGTTCGGGTATCCGAAACCTGTACTTCACacggagaagggaaagaagaagtcaTGAAACATTAGATCAACATTACAATCCTCCGTGAGTGGATTTCACGGTTCTCTGAACATACGTGCCCTGCATCCACCGGGTCGAAACGGGAGAATGATCCGCGTACTGAGGTAACCAAGCGATGTTCAAAGACTTGGGTGGCTAGCTTCCAATTATTGTGCACGACAAGCGTCTCGTTGCTCGCCCTGGCTGAGATTAAAGGAAGATTCCAACTATAGAATGACATTTTAGCCGATTGAGCCCCGCGCGCCAACGAGCCAACCCAGTTGACTGGATAGCATGATGAAATTCTTGATCGCAGTGTTTTCACTGTTCCTAGTCGAGCAATGGATCGAGGTGGAGGGAACAGATTCATCCAGACCACAGGAGTAACCCGACACCGATCGCGGTCGCTGGCGATCTGAGTGGACCATATCTTTGCAGTTTCAAGGCGCAACTTATCATTTACGTGAAGCATACATTGACCAGGATATGAGCATCTTCAATTGCGAAAGAGGTCTGCACAGCTGACTGGACGCGGAAGGGATTTCCAACGCGGACACCGCCATAGTTACGACATCACTGCGCGGCCTGACGCCGATCGCGTACACACACGATCTCGTTGCAGCAGACTCAACCCCGCAGGCAGGATCAATTAATTGATGGATCGCGTCATGGTCCTTGCTGTGACAGCCAACGTCGTCGATCAAAATGCAGTGATTTCCGTCGTCAGTCCTCGTACTCGAGAGCAATATTTATTTTTCAATAACTCCAAGTGCAGATCCAATATGTGGCCCTCTGAGCAGGACCGCGTGAACCTCGACCCGTGATGGAGCCGGGGGGTAAGACTCAGGCCCTGATTGTTGAACAAGAATTCAGCTAGAGTGGACGTGGAAGCTTTGCTATTCCGGTCAAGCAACTTTATTCAATTGTGGTTAACAGACTGCAAACTGTATACACAACGCAGTATATTTTATAGTCCTCACTGGAGCCTGCGTCAGAAAAGAGTTGCTCACCAAGGTCGCAGGCTTGACATGGGTACCGACGAAGCCTTCAAACTCGCATCGAAAGCTATATGTTAGGTTACCTTGAGCGGGTGTACTGGACCAAACACTATCCAGGCCCAAGACGTCAATTCTGATGGCTATGACCAGTCAGAATCTATCAATTTCAATTCATTTCCGTCTCGTCTGGCCCTCATTGAGTTCACGCCAGGTACTGAACCGATTCAAAAGCAACCCGATCGGGAATGATCATGCATCACTATGACTTGCTTGCTCGTGGccaaacagaaaaaaaaaaattaaaatcCACAGAATCCAAGAGCGTGACCAATCCTCCATGAAGTGTCTGGCCATGGGATTCTATCCCCTTCCTAAAAATGGACAGCCCACTGCCGGACCGTATCGGCACTTGAATCGTCGCGACGGCTTCTGCTGCAGTTTCCACACTTCAGGTGGATCCCCCCCGGCTCTCTCCCGGCTCTTTGACCACCAACCGCCCCAACGAGGGCCTTTGAGCTTTATTTTTATTTCAAGTCCAGCCTTTTAACCTGGTCTGGAATCTCCCAGATAATGGTCCAAAGTTCCGAATCCCAAGCTCACCCCGGGGGCGGGGGTCGCCTGTTAAACACCTTTCTGAATCGGTGAGTGCGAGGATTTTCACACATCTCTCTAGTCCTCTGGCCTTGACCACTTTTCTCCCTCCTTTCCCTGGAACACAAAGACTCCTGGATTAGATTCCTGACAATTCTCTACTTCTTCATCAAGTCCCGTGGAAGACCACAGCTCAGCATGGTCGGATCTCTGGGACGCCGGCGAAAGTAACCTCTGGGATCGAGGGAAACCTTCGCCGGCCCTGATCGACTTGGTTGAACAGCAAACGCCCCTTTTGAGCCCTCTCACTCCGACGGGGAGGCGTAAAAGGGCTCTTGTTCCGGTACGTCATCATTCTGAATACCACTTCTACCTACTATCAAGTACATACACGGACCCGTATGTGCAGTGCTGTAGGATTGTAGAGCCGGGAGCACAGAGGAATGGGCGACGAAACGACGGGCTGACTTGCTGCTGTATCCGATGGATCTCAGGGGTGTGGTCGGGGGTATGACGTGGTGATGCTTGCGCTGCATGGCTTTGATGCCTGTGGACTGGAGATCTCCGAGACGGCGGTTCAAGAGGCTAGGAGATACGCGGCGGATGTAATGGCTCGTCCGCCTGCGGACTATTTTGGACCTCAGTATCGTCCGCCTTCAAGTCCTGGCTCGGTGACGTTTGTGAAAGGCGACTTTTTGAATCCTGCGTGGAGTGTTGAGGAAGGAGCTGATGGGTCGAACGCGTTTGATCTGGTCTATGACTATACTGTGAGTGAAGGTTGCAGGAATGCTCGTTCCCGGCGCTGATCCGAGATCCAGTTTCTGTGTGCGCTTCACCCTCGAAAAAGACCAGACTGGGCAGCAGGCATGTCTCGAGTGATCAAATCTCAGGGTCTCCTGATCTGCTTGGAATTTCCGATGTACAAAGACCCAAGACTTGCAGGTCCCCCATGGGGATTGAAAGGCGTTCACTGGAACCTACTTGTGAAGGGAGGTAACGGTGAGATTACTGGAGAGGTGGCGGATGacgggaaagagaaaaatgaTTGTGATTCAGAAACTGGAAACTTTCAGAGACTTCTGTATATCAAGCCACCGCGTTCTTACGAAGTGGCCAGGGGGACGGACATGATCAGCGTGTACATTCGAAAATAAGACCCTATTTTTGACCCGATGCCGAGcctctctgtctctatctTTTCTGATCAGCCATTTCAATTACCTCATCCCGAGGTTTGTGGTCCTCGCCCTGCTCCAGGTCCACAGTCTTCGCACTGGCATGCTCATCAATTGCATTGACAACGAGCTCGAATCGGCGACCGCGCTTCTCTGGCCCCAGAgccgtggtgatgatgattccGACGGCAATGATCGCAGTCGCAATACCCATGACCGGACCGTAGGCCGAAGCCCGGCCCCCTGACGGGATGCTGATCCATGTAGATTCGGCAATCGCATTCACAATCTGCGCCGAAGGCGAGCTGATCATATTACCAACCTGGTATGTAATTCCTGGGAAAGATGATCGGAAGGCAGGTGGGGAGAGCTCGTTCAGATGGATTGGAATAACTCCCCATGCACCTTGGACAAAGAACTGCATGAAGAAGCCGCTGGCACTGAGCGATGCTTCGTCAGTTGGCAGGATCCACGCAGGAATGAGAAGTGCCGAGATCAGGGCCGCCACGACAATAGCGCGGCGCCGTCCGACAAACTGTGATAGGTAGCCGATGACTGTTCCCCCGACACAGGCCCCAGTTTTCATCAAGATCGACGCTCTTGAAGCCCCGGAATtgttcattttcttttgcgTGAGCATGAAGGTGGTGTATGAGTCTTGTGAGGTGTGGGAGTAGTAGTTGAACTgcagggaaaaaaaggcgTAGAATTAGCCAACCGGTCAAACACGCCgtgggaggggagaaggaaCAAAGTCTTACCCAAGTCATGAGGAAAACGCAATAAACGCACATCTTCCATTCTTTGGCCAGCATCAGTTTGATCTCTTTGCCGAATTCGCCAGCGCTCATGTTCCTCTTTCCTGCCTTTTTCGCCTCAATAAACTGTTTCGACTCGGGAAAGAAGATGCGAATGATGCCGATACCAATGGAGATTCCCGCTAGTGGGACAAATTTCAGTATTTGCTTGCTATCCATCAAAGGGAGgtttcttgtcttttctcACCTGCCGCCCAGAAAACGGTCTTCCAGCTGTCCGTGGAGCCGCCGACTCCAAGATTGGCACATGCCGCCAACACATATCCAAGCGAGTACCCTTGCTGCAGAATTCCAGACATGAGTCCTCTGGCATTCACTCTGTCGAGATTAACCCACGACTGTCAGCCTCCTCGTTGAAAACGGTCACCAATCGGTGCAGTGAAATCAGCGAATAACTCACGGGCAGTGCTCCAACGCCATGGCAATGGCATTTCCATAAACTCCACCCATAAACAGGCCAAAGAGACTTCGGACTGCTAGAAATTGCTGAAAAGTCCGACTGTAGATGGTCGCAATTTGCAGAATTCCGAGTACAATCATGTTCAGCACCATGGGCCATTTGCGACCGTACTTATCACCAGCGAATCCGAAAAAGGCAGCCCCGACACTTCGCAGGAGTAAGGTTAGCGTGATCGCGGTTGAGATGTCAGTCTTTGAGCGACCATAGTAATCCGCAAGCTTCTTTGTCTGGATTGACAGCGCATGGAAATCAAATGCATCGGCTGTCCACGCGGCAagtccgacgaggaagaagacccAGTCTCGAGCAGAAAGTTGTGCCATCAGACCGATGGGATTCTGAATAGGTTCTGGAGCCTGCCATTCCGCGCGAGTCTCACCAAACTCGTTAGTGATTTCCACACGTTGTTTCCAGACAAAAAGATCCGCAAAAGACTGGCGTGCGGTCGCGACGATGCCCTTTGGAATCGGTTCCGCGGGCTCATTGGAAGCCATTGCGCAGTAGTAGTCCACTGGTCTTTGAAAATGAGCACTAACAGACGGAAGACTTGGGGAAACAGACAAGGAAAGACTTGATCTTGTGAATATTCCTTAGTCCGTCGGCTTACATCTCTTCCATTTATACTCCCCCATTGCTGACTCTCCTCGCGCTCGAGCACCTTCTCATACTTTGCGCCTTTGCATTCCTATCCCGCATTTCTGTGCCAGTCGAGACCCAGTAGCGCGCTCACCCCAGAAGGTCTCACAGGGGTCCCACGCGGGGTGAACAGATGCGATGCTACTCCGCTGGCAGGCCAAGACCTTGCCAAGCATCTCGGCCTGCCACACCTTCCAATACGAAGGCCCGATGTGGTGTCTTGCCGTTGTTGGCTTTTCACCCGCCGCCTTGGTCGAGCAGCAACTCCTGCCCCAAGATCCTTTCGGGGCTTGGCTGGCGTGGTGATAACCCCAGTTCTGATATGGAAATCCGATATTCGGCGGGACATAACCAATGGTGTCGGAGTAAGCACGGCCGCTTGGTGGATGTTTGCGGTGCAAATGTGACGGAGAGGCCGATCCCAAAGTATCATCTGCCTTGTATGTGTCGAATTTTAGTTTGGTGGTGTTTTCGGAAGATGGCCGCAGGTGGATCGAGCGGTCTTGTCAGCGAGGCGTCAGATGAATTTGCGTTTTCTCTATGGCTAGGTGGTCAGAAGGATTGCACTTCCATACCTAAGAAGCTCCGGGGTGATGCACTGTATCCCGTCCGGGGCGGCAAATACCTAGGTATCCCTCTGACATTCACAATGCCCACGTCCGTCCTACTTGTGACTAGCAAAGTCAATTTAGGTAGGCGAAGCTCGGTACAGTAGATTTCAATTCGGAGTCCCTCCATCGGAGAGTCAACAGGCAGTTAGTATCTCACATGTCCCATTGTGCAAGTGTGTCTCTGGCCATGGCAACAGTTCTGAATGGCCGAAGAGGGTGCGTCCGGGCAAAGATACTCTGTCGCTTTGCGGAGAGGTCTTGTGTTTTTTCCTCTGTGATCATTTTCAATTTGGTGGTTTAAAATTTCAAGCAGTTACTTGTGCGAGGGGCCGAGACCACCGGGTGGTGCTTGGAGGTAGAAGGCCGCAATCGCCTGGAATGGACGGTAGTGACCACCATATCAGTTGAGAGTATATGTAGATGAATTTGCAAAAAGTGACGCGGGTCTCCAGACTTCAAGATCCAATTTCAATGTGGACCACAAGTCGTTTAATCATTCTAGGAACGAAAGACATTGCGATGCAGTGAAGAAATCATAAATCTTTTGACCTCTGAAATGACCCCCAAACCAAACCAATCGTCTGCGAAAAGTCTTCTCACGATCCGTCTGCTCAACCGCCAAGAAGGCGATAGTAGTACGTATGTCGGCGTCTCGCGCTTTCAACCAGTCCCGACTCGTGACGAGTCCAGTAGACAGATCACGTGAAGAGAGACGGTTCTCCCAGCTTGTGTAATTGGAGGAGTTGGGGCGCTGAATCTCAGGCAATTACAGTCGGGCGGTCAGACGGGCGGTCACCAACTCGATGACCGATTGCTCCTGCAGCTGCCCAGCGGTCGATGACGTACACCGCCTCGTTCTGGGCTTTGCCGTGGACCTCTCGATGCCAGCTTTCCGAACCTCCACATGTTGTCCTTCCGCCCTGCACCGTACCCCTGTTTCACGTGATCTCCCCCCATAAGCGACACCTCAGCAACGACAGCAGCGGACCTCCTGAGGTCACTTGCGTATCTCCAGattgtccccccccctctctctcccataTCCCCTCCTCTAactctctccatctcccagactttctttttgacctcACTTCTGCGTCTGCCTCTCTCAcgattcccccttttctttcactCATTCTGGTTTTCTTGCGAGGCGTTAATTCGGAGGCACCAGGTCGTGCAGCCGGCCTAAGTAAATATGGCACCTCTACCCATCAAGTTCACAGAACTCATCAACGTACGTTGCCCACTGCGTCAAACTCAATGGAGACCTCCACTGACCATTTGCTAACACCGTGCTTTCCTCGCAGTTGACCAACGTTGGAATTGCGGTATGTCTCGCCTCACTTTGATTTGCAATGACGAGCTTGAATCGCGTTGAGCTCCGACTGCCCGTCTCGACCCCGGCGCATCCCGTCAACAAGCTTCATCTGGGTCTACAACGTACTGACATGCTTTGCGCCTCTAGCAACCATCCATTGGCTTCACCTCATGTGTAAGTCCCTTTCTTTGACCCTCGGAATACACCGGCGCGTGAACGACGATTGGCTGACGATGGAACCATCTTCAATTAGACCCTTGAATCCGATCACTATGTCTGTGTTCGCCAGAAgctcgacgaagatgagaagcCCCAGGTTATCATTGTTGATTTGAAAAACAACAATGATGTGATGCGGCGACCAATCAATGCCGACAGTGCGATCATGCACTGGAGCAAGAACATCATTGCGCTGAAGGCCCAAGGCCGAACAATTCAGATCTTTGACCTCGCTGCAAAGCAAAAGCTGAAGTCTGCCGTCATGAATGAAGACATCGTTTACTGGAAATGGTTCAGCGAGAGGTCCTTGGGTTTGGTCACCGAGACTTCCGTCTACCATTGGGACGTTTACGACGCGACGCAGCAGAACCCCGTCAAGATGTTTGATCGCCTACCTAACCTCTCGGTAAGTTCCATATTTTGCCGACAGGCTGGAAGATATCAGGAAAGAACCAGCCACAGCTCATGCTCGGCCACTTCTAGGGATGCCAAATCATCAACTACCGCGTCAACGCTGAGGAGAAGTGGATGGTCGTCGTGGGTATCAGTCAACAACAGGGTCGAGTCGTTGGATCAATGCAACTCTACTCCAAGGAGCGCGGTATTTCGCAGTTCATTGAGGGTCACGCCGCGGCGTTCGCCGACATCAACGTCGAAGGCTCCCCTCTGCCTCACCATCTCTTCACCTTTGCAGTTCGAACCCAAACCGGTGCGAAGCTCCAGATTGCCGAGATTGATCACCAAGAACCCAATCCTCGTTTccagaagaaggccgtcGAAGTCTACTTCCCACAAGAGGCCGTGAACGACTTCCCCGTTGCCATGCAGGTTTCCACCAAGTACGACATCGTCTACCTGGTGACCAAGTACGGTTTCATCCACCTCTACGACCTCGAGACCGGTACCTGTATCTTCATGAATCGCATTTCCAGTGagaccatcttcaccaccgCTGCCGATACCGAGGGTGCTGGTCTCGTGGGCGTGAACCGCAAGGGTCAGGTCCTCTCCGTTAGCGTGGATGAGAGCACCGTGATTGATTATCTCATGAACAACCCGGCCATGTCGGGTCTCGCGGTCAAGCTCGCTTCCCGGGCTGGACTCCCCGGAGCCGATCACCTTTACCAGCAGCAGTTCGACACCCTTCTGAGTGCGGGCAACTTCACGGAAGCTGCCAAGGTTGCCGCCAACTCTCCCCGAGGATTCCTTCGCACGCCAGAGACCATTTCTCGCTTCAAGAATGCCCCCCAGACCGGTCAGATGTCTGTCATTCTTCAGTATTTCGGTATGCTGCTGGATAAGGGCTCCCTGAACCGCTACGAGAGTGTGGAGCTTGTTCGCCCAGTCCTTCAGCAAAACCGCAAGCACTTGTTGGAGAAGTGGATGtccgagaagaagctggaggcGTCCGAGGAGCTTGGTGATATCATCCGGCCTTATGACATGAACCTCGCTCTGAACGTCTACCTAGAGTCGAATGTTCCTCACAAGGTGGTTGCTGGATTCGCCGAGACTGGTCAATTTGACAAGATCCTTGCCTACTCCAAGCAGGTCGGCTATCAGCCTGATTACACTCAGCTCCTGCAGCACATTGTGCGAGTTAACCCTGAGAAGGGTGCCGAGTTTGCGACTCAGCTCGCCAATGAGGAGGGTGGCGCACTCGTTGACCTCGACCGAGTTGTGGATGTTTTCCTGTCTCAAAACATGATCCAGCAGGCGACTTCATTCCTTCTTGATGCGCTCAAGGATAACAAGCCCGAGCACGGTCATTTGCAGACTCGCCTTCTCGAGATGAACCTCGTGAACGCTCCCCAGGTTGCGGACGCCATTCTTGGCAATGAGATTTTCACGCACTACGATCGCCCACGCATCTCACAGCTCTGCGAGGGTGCTGGTCTTGTCCAGCGTGCGCTCGAGAACTCTGACGATCCGGCCGTGATCAAGCGCAACATTGTCAAGACGGATAAGCTGAGCAACGAATGGTTGATGAACTACTTTGGTCGTCTCTCTGTTGAGCAGACCCTGGAGTGCTTGGACTTCATGCTCGAGGCCAACATTCGCCAGAATTTGCAGGCCGTCGTCCAGATTGCCACCAAGTTCTCTGATCTGCTCGGACCCAACCGCCTTATTGATCTGCTCGAGAAGTACCGTACCGCTGAGGGTCTCTACTACTACCTTGGCAGCATTGTCAACCTCAGTGAGGATCCCGACGTCCATTTCAAGTACATTGAGGCTGCTACCGCGATGAGCCAGATCACCGAAGTCGAGCGCATCTGTCGGGAGAGCAACTACTACAACCcagagaaggtcaagaatTTCTTGAAGGAAGCTCATCTGACCGAGCAGCTTCCTCTCATCATTGTCTGCGACCGGTTCAACTTCATCCACGATCTCGTTCTCTACCTTTACCAGAATCAGCAGTTCAAGTCTATCGAGGTCTATGTTCAACGAGTCAACCCCTCTCGGGCCCCCGCGGTTGTCGGCGGCTTGCTGGACGTCGATTGCGACGAGAGCATCATCAAGAATCTTCTCACCACCGTGGACCCGGCTGTGATTCCCATTGACGAGCTCGTGTCTGAGGTCGAGAGCCGCAACCGTCTCAAGCTGTTGCTCCCCTTCCTCGAGGCGACCCTTGCCACTGGCAACCAGCAGCAGGCTGTCTACAATGCGCTTGCCAAGATCTACATtgacagcaacaacaacccCGAGAAGTTCCTCAAGGAGAACGACATGTACGACACTCTGACCGTCGGAAAGTACTGCGAGAAGCGTGACCCCAACTTGGCCTTTATTGCTTACAGCAAGGGTCAGAATGACTTGGAGCTCATCAGCATCACCAATGAAAACTCCATGTACCGTGCCCAGGCTCGTTACTTGGTCGAGCGCGCTGATCCTGAAATCTGGACCTTTGTCCTGAGCGAGAACAACATGCACCGTCGATCTCTTGTCGATCAGGTCATTGCGACCGCAGTACCCGAGTCCACCGAGCCTGACAAGGTCTCGGTCGCTGTGAAGTGCTTCCTTGATGCTGACCTGCCTGGCGAGCTGATTGAGCTGTTGGAGAAGATTATCCTGGAGCCCTCCCCCTTCAGTGACAACACCAGTCTGCAGAACCTGCTGATGCTGACTGCTGCCAAGGCCGACAAGAGCCGTCTCATGGACTACATTCACCAGCTGAACGAATTCTCTGCCGATGAGATCGCCGAGATGTGTATCCAGGTTGGCCTTTACGAGGAGGCGTTTGAGATCTACAAGAAGGTTAACAACCAGCTCGCTGCTGTTAATGTCCTCGTTGAGAACATTGTCAGCATTGATCGGGCTCAAGAGTTTGCCGAGCGTGTTGAGCTCCCCGAGGTCTGGAGCAAGGTCGCCAAGGCCCAGTT
The nucleotide sequence above comes from Penicillium oxalicum strain HP7-1 chromosome II, whole genome shotgun sequence. Encoded proteins:
- a CDS encoding Terrelysin, coding for MEEELNNYNSQWVSFHIRDHLKDGEITVQNTVIEGGEFQDPNNRRKSLTEDEIDYMTIEADGVGEICARGRRGSEGRLDLFHGDTKICELHWENRGGEYHNLVEVLDDNSKYRIEHGGWSPQAGPLGHVFVDIREKDAKK
- a CDS encoding putative clathrin heavy chain: MAPLPIKFTELINLTNVGIAQPSIGFTSCTLESDHYVCVRQKLDEDEKPQVIIVDLKNNNDVMRRPINADSAIMHWSKNIIALKAQGRTIQIFDLAAKQKLKSAVMNEDIVYWKWFSERSLGLVTETSVYHWDVYDATQQNPVKMFDRLPNLSGCQIINYRVNAEEKWMVVVGISQQQGRVVGSMQLYSKERGISQFIEGHAAAFADINVEGSPLPHHLFTFAVRTQTGAKLQIAEIDHQEPNPRFQKKAVEVYFPQEAVNDFPVAMQVSTKYDIVYLVTKYGFIHLYDLETGTCIFMNRISSETIFTTAADTEGAGLVGVNRKGQVLSVSVDESTVIDYLMNNPAMSGLAVKLASRAGLPGADHLYQQQFDTLLSAGNFTEAAKVAANSPRGFLRTPETISRFKNAPQTGQMSVILQYFGMLLDKGSLNRYESVELVRPVLQQNRKHLLEKWMSEKKLEASEELGDIIRPYDMNLALNVYLESNVPHKVVAGFAETGQFDKILAYSKQVGYQPDYTQLLQHIVRVNPEKGAEFATQLANEEGGALVDLDRVVDVFLSQNMIQQATSFLLDALKDNKPEHGHLQTRLLEMNLVNAPQVADAILGNEIFTHYDRPRISQLCEGAGLVQRALENSDDPAVIKRNIVKTDKLSNEWLMNYFGRLSVEQTLECLDFMLEANIRQNLQAVVQIATKFSDLLGPNRLIDLLEKYRTAEGLYYYLGSIVNLSEDPDVHFKYIEAATAMSQITEVERICRESNYYNPEKVKNFLKEAHLTEQLPLIIVCDRFNFIHDLVLYLYQNQQFKSIEVYVQRVNPSRAPAVVGGLLDVDCDESIIKNLLTTVDPAVIPIDELVSEVESRNRLKLLLPFLEATLATGNQQQAVYNALAKIYIDSNNNPEKFLKENDMYDTLTVGKYCEKRDPNLAFIAYSKGQNDLELISITNENSMYRAQARYLVERADPEIWTFVLSENNMHRRSLVDQVIATAVPESTEPDKVSVAVKCFLDADLPGELIELLEKIILEPSPFSDNTSLQNLLMLTAAKADKSRLMDYIHQLNEFSADEIAEMCIQVGLYEEAFEIYKKVNNQLAAVNVLVENIVSIDRAQEFAERVELPEVWSKVAKAQLDGLRVTDSIESYIRANDPSNYNEVIEIATHAGKDEDLVKFLRMARKTLREPAIDTGLAFCFARLDQLAELEDFLRSTNVADIEASGDKAYEEGYHQAAKIFYTSVSNWAKLATTLVHLEEYQAAVECARKANSVKVWKQVNEACVNKKEFRLAQICGLNLIVHAEELQTLVRQYERNGYFDELISVLEAGLGLERAHMGMFTELGIALSKYHPDRVMEHLKLFWSRINIPKMIRACEEANLWPELVFLYCHYDEWDNAALAMMERAADAWEHHSFKDIIVKVANLEIYYRALTFYLQEQPLLITDLLQVLTPRIDVSRVVRLFKASDNIPLIKPFMLNVQSQNKRAVNDAINELLIEEEDYKTLRDSVDNHDNFDSVELAQRLEKHELIFFRQIAASIYRKNKRWEKSIALSKQDKLYKDAIETAAISAKPEVVEDLLRYFVDIGSRECYVGMLYACYDLIRPDVIMEISWRKGLHDFTMPFMINFLCEQTRTIEMLKKDNEERKNREKTQRVEEDNTPILGGSRLMLTQGPAAPASPMPYGQPTGLAPQATGYRGF